The following coding sequences are from one Trypanosoma brucei gambiense DAL972 chromosome 2, complete sequence window:
- a CDS encoding trans-sialidase, putative, with protein MRVVYRRFFPVLLVLLSLEHLCSRHACADEGEEGGVNHTVGGNLTGTHSYRSPSLLSIGDSLVTVSETWDPSDTEQYVDVITEYSAHYGAPAVTQVAVRNDTLDFHAVYKHKEDRESTMHPTAVAIDGMIFVLIFCKNIGASGNQTGDAVIMPHVAKGVVLPGGATGNVWVNWTQLMPIRSLLPKVIEGKRVSMFFGGGGNTIVMTKGTLVMPVQMVRTDDQRFATIIYSSNNGTSWTVAKGFTDSGCRESSVLIWKRKMLLVARSDDGYTKVFESDYMGDVWTESLGTISRVLGNSPDRRGPGNQGSAITIPLGNETVMFFTQTTVSNSSDSNEGDINRIDQRIWFSDGSRMVKVGHIYWNDHLSSSRSYLLYSNNRLLCAYEMGAEKAYAITVRSLVGELENARFARETWARQDAYISGICSSAKESAPCASGVPVDGLVGLLSSMVNGTAWVDAYFSVNANFVGGLAGPAGLTFEGTARGGRWPVGVQGQNQRFHFANTHFTLVLTLTIHEQTAPRAPVLVTRLYENGSYIDLEFSYTDDKRWHIQYGAEYGSTSGQWALNQEHQLAFVLRGGTIAVYLDGKRMPTMARMLAGNGNLLNITHFYIGGYGTVKQSPRDRLTIRNAMLYNRPLKKAEIDKLFAAKSGITAATKGIEPLTPKWNHKTKDLEPQSGDGRADHAFRTPSWALPLFVLHLYSLFM; from the coding sequence GTGCTTCTTGTTTTACTCAGCCTTGAGCACCTCTGCAGCCGACATGCGTGCGCGGACGAAGGAGAGGAAGGAGGCGTGAATCACACAGTGGGAGGCAACCTTACGGGCACGCATTCGTACCGTTCGCCATCTCTGCTTTCCATAGGCGATTCACTTGTCACCGTGTCCGAAACATGGGATCCGTCGGACACGGAGCAGTACGTTGACGTGATTACCGAGTATAGCGCCCATTACGGGGCCCCGGCAGTAACACAGGTGGCGGTGCGTAACGATACGTTGGATTTTCATGCTGTGTATAAGCATAAGGAGGACCGTGAAAGTACGATGCACCCCACCGCTGTTGCGATAGACGGAATGATATTTGTCCTTATATTTTGCAAAAATATAGGTGCCAGTGGCAACCAAACGGGAGACGCAGTGATCATGCCGCATGTAGCCAAGGGTGTGGTGTTACCAGGCGGCGCGACGGGCAACGTGTGGGTAAACTGGACGCAGCTGATGCCCATCAGATCACTGCTTCCCAAAGTTATCGAGGGGAAGAGAGTTAGTATGTTTTTTGGTGGCGGTGGGAATACTATTGTGATGACGAAGGGGACGCTTGTCATGCCTGTGCAAATGGTAAGAACGGACGATCAACGGTTCGCCACGATTATATACTCCTCAAACAACGGCACCAGCTGGACCGTTGCAAAAGGTTTCACGGATTCAGGGTGTAGGGAGTCCTCAGTTCTTATCTGGAAGCGTAAAATGCTTCTTGTTGCGCGGTCCGACGATGGTTATACTAAAGTGTTTGAATCGGACTACATGGGCGACGTATGGACGGAGTCCCTCGGGACAATATCTCGAGTATTAGGAAATTCACCCGATCGGAGAGGGCCTGGAAATCAGGGTAGTGCCATCACCATCCCTCTCGGAAACGAGACGGTTATGTTTTTCACTCAAACAACCGTATCCAATAGCTCTGACAGCAATGAGGGAGACATTAATCGAATCGACCAGCGCATCTGGTTTAGCGATGGCAGCCGCATGGTTAAGGTCGGACACATTTACTGGAACGACCACTTATCAAGCAGCCGTAGTTATCTTTTGTACTCCAACAATAGGCTCTTGTGTGCCTACGAGATGGGTGCAGAGAAGGCGTATGCTATCACCGTCAGGAGCCTGGTTGGTGAATTGGAAAATGCAAGATTTGCGCGAGAGACGTGGGCGAGACAGGATGCATATATCTCAGGTATATGCTCTTCAGCGAAGGAAAGCGCACCCTGTGCGAGCGGTGTTCCCGTAGATGGCCTTGTTGGGCTCCTTTCCAGCATGGTAAACGGGACTGCGTGGGTGGATGCTTATTTTTCTGTGAACGCTAACTTCGTTGGAGGTTTGGCCGGCCCTGCGGGTCTGACATTTGAAGGAACAGCACGCGGGGGTCGGTGGCCTGTTGGTGTGCAGGGGCAGAATCAACGATTTCACTTCGCCAACACTCATTTCACGCTGGTGCTGACACTGACAATTCATGAGCAAACTGCACCTAGAGCTCCAGTGCTTGTTACACGTCTTTACGAGAATGGGAGCTACATAGACTTGGAATTCTCATACACAGATGACAAGAGATGGCATATACAGTATGGTGCGGAATACGGCTCGACATCTGGGCAATGGGCGTTAAACCAAGAACACCAGTTAGCATTTGTGCTCCGTGGTGGTACTATCGCTGTGTATCTCGACGGGAAACGTATGCCAACGATGGCAAGGATGTTAGCAGGAAACGGTAATCTGCTCAACATCACCCATTTTTATATTGGTGGCTATGGCACGGTAAAGCAAAGCCCCAGAGACAGGTTAACCATACGAAACGCTATGCTGTACAACCGCCCATTGAAAAAGGCAGAGATCGACAAGTTGTTCGCAGCGAAAAGCGGGATAACCGCTGCAACAAAAGGCATAGAACCACTCACACCCAAGTGGAATCATAAAACCAAAGACCTTGAACCGCAGAGTGGTGATGGGCGCGCAGACCACGCGTTCCGTACCCCTTCATGGGCATTACCTTTGTTTGTTCTGCACTTATATTCCCTATTTATGTAA